The window GTTTGAGCTGGTACTCCACCCCCAAGGCACAAGACGAGCACGTCATTCCCTCAACTTGAAGCGTCGCCTCACGAACATTCGCCAATGCTACACCCGGGCGTTGCGCAACGCCTTCATCAACAACTTGCTCTGTCGTTGAACACCCCGCCAGAAGCAAAAATAACAGCATAATAGCTCCTAAACCGAACACCCCTCCTTTTTTCGCATTTCGCACCATCAAGACACCGCTCACCGATACGCTATTTTTGCCAATAAAGGCGCCAACCCATATTTAAGGACAAATAAGAGCACAACGAGCAAAACAAAGGACGCCGCTACCAGCTTCCAGTTCTGCCTCACACCCTTTGCAGAGCAGGAGTTCTTCTTCCTCAAATACAAAACTACCGCCA of the Candidatus Woesearchaeota archaeon genome contains:
- a CDS encoding copper chaperone, which encodes MVRNAKKGGVFGLGAIMLLFLLLAGCSTTEQVVDEGVAQRPGVALANVREATLQVEGMTCSSCALGVEYQLKQVEGVIEAKIDYEEGGGFVRYDADRVALETIVSASDVYPVSVVEDGRVTS